CATGACCATTGTAATATAGATCCCGTCCGTTTATTGAAAGCAAGGGTATCACATCCATTTTCACACTCCATACAAAGCCTGGTTTATCAATAGTAATATATTGAACAGCCTGCGCCTTTATCCAGTTTTTCTGGCTAGGTTTCATTCGCATCAGTCCTTCTTGTTTTAGACGAACACTTTGAATAATTTCTTTTCCAACGATCCCACTTCTTCTCAGCCACCGTTGCACCGGCATAGGCAGGTGGCTCAATTGGGCTTCTTCTACTCTTTGCCCCTCTTTGCTTTCATGCTGAAACAGAATATCTACTTCTGTATTCACTCTATTTGTAAAGTGCCAATTGGCTGCCGCCACTATTGCTACCATCAGTATCACTATATTGATAACAGTTCCTGCTTTGGCATCTTTCCAATATAAAAAGATTAGTAACTGAGAAAGCACTATAGCACCAAATGCTACCACCCACCACCACTCTTTATGAAGTCCATAAACCATGCTTGTTAGTACGAATAAAATACTGCTGACCAACCATAGCATGCCCACTATTTTGAGTCTCGTTTCAGAAAGCGTAAGCCATGCAGGTTCACTGAAATCTTTTACCGTGTAAAGCCTCCAGGCAGTGACAAATCCTATTAAGTGGATCAGGCCATGGAGAACCAGTATAAATAGAAAGAGAATTCGGAACATGACAGGCGCTTTCTACAAAGTTTGAAGAATTACTAGGCAACCACAATGACCCTAGTTATGACAAAAGCTGATATTCTTGTCTTCACAACTAGAGATAGTGTTGACGAAAGTCATTCATCTTCGTGCCAGGCATCAGCAACAACTGCAAACCAAAAAGACAGCTTTGTGTATTAAACCTTTGTTCATGCGTTTGCCATTAACAGCTACGAAAACAGTAGCAGAAGTGAAGGAAGCCTTTCATGAAGCTTTTCCTTATTTGAAGATCGAGTTCTTTACCAACCCTCATCAAAAGGGTGAAGGATCACTACCACAACAGTACATTAAACCCGATACACTCTTAATTGATATTACAGGTGTTATGAAGGAAGGTAACGTTAGTATTGAACCCTCCACCACTACAGCAGCATTTGAAGAACAGTTACAAAACCAGTATTCTTTACCTATTCAAGTATTTCGCAACTCTAATGGTGTTTGGATTGAAACCACAGAAACAGACAATCTTACGTTGGCTGAACAAAATGAAATGGGACGACAGGCTTCTTTACATACGGCCCATAGAGAGAAAGGCTATTACGAGGATTGATTTCATAAACTTAACCCTCACGACTCTACTGTGCTATTTAAACCATCGCACAGTGTTTTAAAATAGTGAACCACTTTTAAGCTCTCGGTATAGGTAACTGGTTTTATAATAAACTCCTGGGCGCCCAATTGTAAGCATTCTTCCTTTTCGATAGGGTTTAAGGAAGTAGAATAGATTAGAACTGTAATTTTTCTAAGACGAGGGTCTTCTTTTATGGCACGAAGGGTTTGTGTTCCATTCATCTTGGGCATATTCAGATCCAGGATAATCAGGCAAGGCAGTGTTCCATCGTCAGCAACAGCACGTAAATAGCTTAAAGCTCTTTCACC
This genomic interval from Flavisolibacter tropicus contains the following:
- a CDS encoding response regulator; this encodes MKSIKMILVVDDDPEDRFIIEDGFAEIGMGDTVQYEENGERALSYLRAVADDGTLPCLIILDLNMPKMNGTQTLRAIKEDPRLRKITVLIYSTSLNPIEKEECLQLGAQEFIIKPVTYTESLKVVHYFKTLCDGLNSTVES
- a CDS encoding DUF6544 family protein, encoding MFRILFLFILVLHGLIHLIGFVTAWRLYTVKDFSEPAWLTLSETRLKIVGMLWLVSSILFVLTSMVYGLHKEWWWVVAFGAIVLSQLLIFLYWKDAKAGTVINIVILMVAIVAAANWHFTNRVNTEVDILFQHESKEGQRVEEAQLSHLPMPVQRWLRRSGIVGKEIIQSVRLKQEGLMRMKPSQKNWIKAQAVQYITIDKPGFVWSVKMDVIPLLSINGRDLYYNGHGQMAIKLFSLVNIVNAADPKIDQGSLQRWLAEIGWYPSAALNPYIQWDGINEAAAKATVTEGGTSGSVIFFFTSDGDLLRMEADRYMGGGNKATLEKWKVQSKAYGSFNGVRIPVESEAAWHLKDGEFIWYKLKIKDVEFNKPQRF